One window from the genome of Thalassospira xiamenensis M-5 = DSM 17429 encodes:
- a CDS encoding FecR family protein yields the protein MAMTGENHLANLPDTVSEQAIYWFALLLDGSETEEDRRAFARWVEADAAHLEAFGEIERLWSGSTSLNLSTGNKVGRRAFMTGTAAALVISAGWAFSPRHPFADIRTVTGERHSFSLPGGVEAELASDTVMSYVSRDGINGVELHSGEAWFNHSATGNAFFVAAAHGASWSWGGRLDVAAYDGGVTVIAEQNPLIVRVGGAQTQVAAGNAVRYRDVQIGRPYEVDLSAELAWRNGQLVFMGRPLGEVVRVLQRWQNGKIMIIGEELKSRPVTLVVDLERSKDVLPVLARVLSINVHRFTDYLTVIRAA from the coding sequence ATGGCTATGACAGGTGAAAATCACCTCGCAAATCTGCCCGATACGGTGTCGGAGCAGGCGATCTATTGGTTTGCACTATTGCTTGATGGCAGTGAAACCGAAGAAGACCGTCGGGCATTCGCCCGCTGGGTCGAGGCTGATGCGGCGCATCTTGAGGCCTTTGGCGAGATAGAAAGGCTTTGGAGTGGCAGTACTAGCCTTAATCTTTCAACAGGCAATAAGGTCGGTCGACGTGCCTTTATGACGGGAACGGCGGCAGCGCTTGTCATCAGTGCGGGTTGGGCATTCTCCCCGCGTCACCCTTTTGCCGATATCCGGACTGTAACCGGCGAACGGCATAGTTTTTCCCTTCCCGGCGGTGTCGAGGCCGAACTGGCGAGCGATACCGTTATGTCCTACGTCTCGCGTGACGGGATAAACGGTGTCGAACTCCATAGCGGCGAAGCATGGTTCAATCATTCGGCAACAGGCAACGCCTTTTTTGTTGCTGCTGCCCATGGCGCAAGCTGGTCGTGGGGCGGAAGGCTCGACGTGGCTGCTTATGATGGGGGTGTCACGGTAATCGCCGAACAAAATCCGTTGATTGTTCGTGTTGGCGGCGCGCAAACCCAAGTGGCTGCGGGAAATGCCGTGCGCTATCGAGATGTGCAAATCGGGCGGCCTTACGAGGTTGATCTTTCGGCAGAGCTGGCCTGGCGGAACGGTCAGCTCGTCTTTATGGGGAGGCCGCTCGGCGAAGTCGTCCGCGTTTTGCAGCGCTGGCAGAACGGCAAGATCATGATCATCGGCGAAGAACTCAAATCCCGCCCGGTAACCCTTGTGGTCGACCTTGAACGGTCAAAGGATGTTCTGCCGGTTCTGGCTCGTGTTCTGTCGATCAATGTGCATCGGTTTACAGATTACCTGACGGTCATTCGCGCCGCCTGA
- a CDS encoding RNA polymerase sigma factor, producing the protein MTHWDVNILFRTYRSRLLHFVQRRKLSWHMADDIVQDTFLRVVATPSLPDPQFAQSYLFRTAQNLVIDHFRRERILTFVQEPDKAFEFVADDAPSPEQIAWSRQELRHLQASLNALPKNLRTVFILARLEGKTYVEIGEQLGIPTQTAFSRMVRALKLVKEAMDKSEKN; encoded by the coding sequence GTGACACACTGGGATGTCAACATACTGTTCCGAACCTATCGCTCCCGGTTGCTGCATTTTGTGCAGCGGCGGAAGTTGTCGTGGCACATGGCCGACGACATCGTGCAGGACACCTTCCTTCGGGTTGTGGCCACACCATCGCTACCCGATCCGCAATTTGCCCAGTCCTATCTTTTTAGGACGGCCCAAAATCTGGTGATCGATCATTTCCGGCGGGAACGAATACTGACCTTCGTTCAGGAACCCGATAAAGCATTTGAATTCGTTGCCGATGACGCTCCGTCCCCCGAACAGATCGCATGGTCTCGTCAGGAACTGCGCCATCTACAGGCTTCACTGAATGCTTTGCCAAAAAACCTTCGGACTGTTTTCATTCTTGCCCGGCTTGAAGGCAAAACATACGTCGAAATCGGCGAACAACTTGGCATTCCAACACAAACCGCGTTTAGCCGCATGGTCCGTGCCCTGAAACTTGTCAAAGAGGCAATGGATAAATCGGAAAAAAATTGA